TGGGAGCTCATTGCACAGAGTGTTTCTACGAAGACTAGGCTTGATTGTATTTCCAAGCTCATTGAGCTCCCTTTTGGAGAGTTTCTGATGGGATCTGCCTCTGGAAGACTCAGATCCTCTATCCCAACCTCCGAGGATGGGAACCTTTCGTCTCCTTCCAATGTTGTTGAACGTATGAAGGCTGACGGTCAAGAACAGAAGGAGACAGAGACGAgggaagaaaaggaagaagatcgTGTCGTCGATGAAGATGAGCCTCCAGCAAAAAGGAAACATGTTGCAATGCTATCGGATGGTGATTGTTCACTTTTGAAACAGGTTAATAAACAAAATCTTTCCGTATATGATTGTAACTGTAGCAAAGAGTGCTGTCaaactagtctggaccacttctatggggccaggatacctctgtataattcaaaaaaaaaagagtgctGTCAAACTTTGGTGGGAATCTATAACATAATTGTGCAATAGGTCGCAGCAATGGCATGCAAAGTTGGTCCATCTGTCACGGCCGCTGCTGCAAAAGCTGCAATTGCTGCTCTTTGTGATGAAGCCTCTTGTCCAAAAGATATTTTCGAAACAACTGGTGATTCTGCAGTTTACAGGTTCGATTCCCCAACCCCTTTAACATTGGCGTCTCTTGTCGTTTCCAAGTCTAATCTAATAACAATTCTCAGAGCTGATGGAGACAAAGATACATCAGATATGGAGGAACAGCAAGAAGACAAAGGTAACTATTGCATAATGATCCAATCAGTAGTCCCTAATTTAGAATGGAAAGCTCGAAAATTTATAGGTTTATAATCCGTTGTTTCTTCTCAGAAGGGACTCAGGAGGATCTACCCGTAGGTTTAAGGATGAGAGCGTCAGTGGCAACAGCTCTTGGAGCTGCGGCGGCTCACGCAAAAATACTGGCTGatcaagaagaaagagagatggaACAGTTAGCTGCGAGTATAATAGATCAACAGGTTGGTTTGTTGGTTGGttctaaaattaataaagatgAGAACGTTTGGGGTCGTCTCCTTTCCACACTCTCTGTTTGTTGTTTTAAGTCTTGATCCATCGTTGTCTTCATTTAATTCccagctgaagaagatgaagagcaAGTTGAAGTTTCTGGACCACTTGGAATTGATAATGGACGCGGAAGAACAAGTGATGGAGGGTGTAAAGGAAACAATTCTCCAAGAGAGGATTAGCGTTTTGCAATGCGCGTTTGGTGACGGTATTACGAAACGTTGGGATAATATGTACGTGAAATAGTGATCCTTTGTTGGTCCCTAGGAGGATGATGTTTGAGATTAAAAGAGGATGTGTTTTTGTAAGACTTTTGTCCGTTTGGGTGGTCTCTCTTGTTGTTATTAACTTTACGAgttggttgttgacttgttaCATTTTACTGTAGAATGGTCTGACCAATTAATGGATGGATGGGTCTCTTCTCTTCTAATTCATACGCACATTATGACGTCTAGAAATtacaagagaaaagaaaaatcattttctgTGTTCCAATTGTTTTCTATAAACTAGGTGTCTTCATGCACTATGTACagtaaaaatttttaaaatatgttttaacagataaatataaattatatttaaatttttattaatattgtaaattttattttttatcaatattttagtataaatttgatttaattaaacataagaataaagataaaaacaattttctatttatttattttaattaaatatattaaataaatatgtaaaaattgcataattttcaaaattaaaattaaacaatacttataaaatttgtagatatacaatatataagaaattaatgatttacaatttaattttataattttgtaaagatattgtatacatttttgaaaattttataattttaaaataaataaataaatgatattttgaaattttaaatgtcatagttgaatatatttatttttaatgatgatttatgtgttattaccatattctgaaaaaaattccaaaatataaatcgataataaatgtaatatatgagttgttaccatattttaaaaagtttacaaaaatataaattaacactaaatgtaattgtccatgtcatattaatttataagccatgtcatcaattttagtagctatgtcatattattttattaaatgtaaatttaattttatagttttgtaaaaaaaattgtatacatttttttgaaaatttttagaattttaaaataaataattaaatgatatttcgaaattttagatggcatagttaaatatatttattttaatgatgatttatgtgttattaccatattctaaaaaaaatttctaaaatataaattgacaataaatataatatatgagttgttaccatattttaaaaagtttaccaaaaatataaattaatattaaatgtaattgtccatgtcatattaatctataagccATATTaccaattttagtagccatgtcatattatttttttgaaaataattgtaGACATAACATGTgccaaaatcacttctcaaataggGGATAAGTCTATATAAGTTGGTTACAACGCCTTCCTCAAAAAACCTTATTCATCAGCTTCCTTGTTGTCTCCGTGTGTGACATCTCTCTGCGCTCCTGTCACCATCAATCGGCAAAACATTCATCAACTCCGGTTATAACAAATGAAGTCTGAATACCAATACCACGAggttctctctctttcctcaTCCTTGGTTGAAAAAATGAGTGTGATAAAGAGTCTCCATGATGTTTCCTGAAACAGGATTACATAAGAAACTCGAGAGGTGTTGACCTGTTTACTTGTAGATGGATTCCATCAGCTTCTCCCAAAGCTCTCGTTTTCCTCTGCCATggtaaatttgtttttaaatctctttttttttctttttctggtgAGTTGTTCAAGAGGATTGAATTACaagattagaaaatataaaccatGAAAATCCATTTGCAGGTTACGGAATGGAGTGTAGCGACTCCATGAGAGGTGCTTAATCGATCCTCTTCCTCCATGCATTAGATCAGAGGAATATTTTAGATTATCtccaaataaaaaattgattctttttttttccgttcATGAATATAATAACGACTTGGCGGTGGGTTATATGACATTTAGTTATCTAGTTTTTTTTATCCATGCATGGCTCgctatgtttttctttttatgtgcTCTTGTGTtgagttatgaattttaatatattgaaGAAAACAGGGGATAAATTATTTAGTCTTAGTAAGATATGAGATGTTTAGCTAACTAAGATTATCATGTTAGGACATTTTTGTGTTATCGTCGCTGTGAACCCTTTAGAACCATTTAAAGGATATGCTGGTGTGATAAATGTTATTTCTTAAATACATTTGATAAGTAAAGTCATCTACACTTTGAGTTTTAGGAAGGGTGGGTCAACAAGTCTTATGTGGTTGGTTTGGGTTGGCGAACGACCCCTAGACCATGCATGTTATTTAATTGCATTTAATTTTTAGCCATCCCTCGGCCAGAGAGTACCATCTTCTaccaaattaattaattacccTTCTCGATAATCGCATTTTGTTGTATATGTTACATGAACTGTAAAAATCTTCGATATATGGCTAGGTACGAGAAACTGATTATGTTAGGTAGGTGTTTGAAACTAAACCTGGTATTGATTCAAACAAAACCTGGTATTGATTTTGACCAAACAACATTTTGTTCGGTTTTAGAATGCGGAATCAGACTGGCTTCAGCCGGTTATGCGGTTTTTGGAATGGACTTTGAAGGTCATGGTCGGTCCATGGGATCACGTTGCTACATCAAGAAGTTTAGCAACATTGTAAATGATTGCTACAATTATTACACCTCTATTTGTGGTATGACATTTACAATACAACAACACCTTCATCCATCACTTCTTATTTGGATTTGTCTCCACCCTATAAACCcatgtttcttaattttttctaGCGCAAGAGGAGTACATGGAGAAGGGCAGATTCTTGTATGGAGAGTCCATGGGAGGTGCAGTCACTTTATTGCTTCACAAGAAAGATCCTTCCTTTTGGAATGGTGCCATTCTTGTCGCTCCAATGTGTAAGATATCTGAGAAGGTGAAGCCACATCCGGTGGTGATCAATCTGCTAACTAGAGTCGAAGAGATGATACCTAAATGGAAAATAGTTCCAACAAAGGACGTCATTGACGCTGCTTTCAAGGACCTTGCCAAGCGAGAAGAGGTCTCTCAtcaatatgtgtatatatatatatatatatatatatatatatatatatatatctaagtCCCATGGAATTAATAATTACTCACCATTTAAAAGATTCGTCTTTAGACAGATGTGGTTTTGGGTGGTGAATACAGGTAAGGAACAACAAACTGATTTATCAAGACAAGCCTAGACTCAAGACCGCACTTGAAATGCTTAGGACAAGCATGAACCTCGAAGACACTCTCCACGAGGTTAATCGATTCATTTCTTTTTAAAGTTTCACATGAGAgcatacaattttttaaaacctTAAGACGTATTAATTTCTTAGGTCACATATTGCCCATAACAAAATTGCTTGACCAAGAAGGCACGTCAATGCAGAGTCTTTAATcatctgaaattttttttttttttttttgcagataaCAATGCCCTTCTTTGTGTTACACGGAGAAGCAGATATAGTGACGGATCCAGAGATAAGCAAAGCATTGTACGAGAAAGCTAGCTCAAGGGACAAGACTCTCAAGTTGTATCCTGGGATGTGGCACGCTCTGACGTCAGGTGAGCCTGATTACAACGTGGATCTTGTTTTTGCTGACATCATCAGTTGGCTTGACCATCGAACCGCTGACCCAGCCTCTCTCACCGTCACTCCTATACGAGCTAATACCACTGCTAGTGTCGAAAGGGTTATTATTGACGGCATTAGTAACGGTCAAAGGAGACCTAGACGCGCCTACTTCAATCTCCTTTGTGGTTTGAACGGGGGTCGTTTGGTTCCTCGATCTGCTATGTAAAACGtaatagtttttaaaacattGTGTTTCTCAGTGAAGTCACCTGGAATCGAGTGAGTTACTCTGATTATTTAGTATGTGGATTAGTAAAAGGTTGGTCTCATTCATGGTTAGAAAAATCTATGTATGGCCCAGAGAGGTATGAACTATATTCTCTTTTAAGAAAAGTGTGATTGAGATGTTGTTAGTGCTGAAAACGATTAAAGTCTTGCAGGTATCTTCtcaatttttgtatttttacgTTAATTTTGGCCGAAGTTGGTaacaaaagttttaaaatcgGTGTGAGGTCCCGGTCTAAAGTACATTGACAATGAGTAGAAAAACGGCaatcaaaaataacaaaaaggaatgagaaaaaaatattatatatagtcatggagttatggatttttgtttatataggaTCTATGAGCGAGGCTGCTTCATGAAGAAGATGTTGTTGTGGTTTCCTCCTGCTTCTGGTCGCCAAAGACACGCTGACGGAAATCTTTGACCATAAATGGGAGTCCTTGGCGCAGAGACACCTTTGGTTCCCAACCTAGAAGCTCTTTGGCCTTTGTGATGTCTGGTTTCCTCTTGTGTGGGTCGTCCTCTGTGTTTGGTCTAAACTCTATCTTTGCGTTTGGGTCTATCGTCTCTTGAATCACCTGCCATTCATTCACTCATGTTGGGTCAGATTCAAAAGACTTTTGACAGAAATCGTAACAGGAGGAGACCAAAGTAGagactagagagagaaagagagacctTAGCAAGCTCAAGCATGGTGAATTCACCAGGGTTACCAAGGTTAAATGGCCCAACGTGTTCTCCTTCCATCAACCTCATCAGACCCTCCACCTATCACATAAACAACAAGGGAAGATAAATGTCTTGTCAACTCAAGAAAACAAGGACATGGTACCATAAAGATCTTTTTCAATCGattacttaattttattatggtAAAAACTCCTATTCCACATCAAGTTAGTGAGCTTCGGTAATAAATCTGATCCTAGAGAGTTGTATTGCGCTATAAAATAGAGAGATTCCGGATCAAACTAATTGTAGAAACCACAAATAACAATCTCAAcccttataaaaaaaatctcaccCACCTATTGTATGCTAGTGAGATCACCATATCATATCATTGAATATGTAACAGTTGTATTACCAGgaatatagtaatattaacTCACCTGAAACTGAAAGTTACGATAGACTACACAAAAGGGTGATAGCCTTGGTAATTTGAAATCAACTTTTTTCTATTGctttgatataaataattatgtaatataGTTTAGGAGGAAAAAGAGAGGGAGTTTACCAGATCAGAGACAAACTGGAAACTCCTTGTCTGCTTGCCATCGCCATAAACAGTCAATGGCTCTTTTCTTAATGCCTGCAACAGTAACACTTAATCATCCTTCACTAAATCTCATTGACTATTAAcgctgtttttttctttcttaattacCTGGGCAACGAAGTTGCTAACCACACGACCGTCGTCAATACACATCCTTGGCCCATATGTGTTGAAGATTCGAGCTATCCTAACCTGTTCCTCGTAATCagtcatatttttctttttttcttctgtataaatcaaaacacacacacacacacatacctCAATGTTAGCTCCTCTGTGGTAGTCCATGGCCAACGTCTCGGCTGTACGTTTCCCTTCATCGTAACAACTCCGAACACCTGTCACAATCCATAAACCGCTCAACTACAATATTCAGcatgaagaacaaaaaaaaaacgaagaaaTTAAAGGAAGTAAGTTACCGATGGGATTAACGTTGCCCCAGTAAGTCTCaacctgagggtgctggagaGGATCTCCGTACACCTCACTTGTACTAGTGAGCAGGAACCTGGCTCCCACTCTCTTGGCTAGCCCCAACATGTTCAATGTCCCCAATACATTGGTCTTTATCGTCTTGACCGGGTTGAATTTGCAGTGAACCGGAGAAGCCGGACAGGCCAGGTGGTAGATGTGGTCAACCTCAAGAAGGATGGGTTCGACGACGTCGTGCCTgatgagctcgaagttcgggtTGCCGAAATGGTGCATCACGTTATCCTTACTTCCCGTGAAGAAATTATCAACGACCATCACCTTGTCTCCTCTCGCAATCAATCTGTCCACCAGGTGTGACCCCACGAAACCGGCCCCACCGGTCACCACCACCCTGAGCACTTTGCGTTTCAGACCCAGTGGGATTCTTCCTCCCGCCGATGCCGATCCCATCCCATACTCGATGCTGGATGGTTTCCTCTGCGCCAACGCCAACGACGATCCCACTGAAATGGGATCCGAGTAGTAGGGAATCGGTTGGGTTGAACCGGATGGAGAGAACAACGTGAAACCTAATGAGGCGATTGCAATGCCGATGAGTACGCAGACGAGTCTCTGTTCTCTTAGTATGTAAAGAATCGCTACGAACCACGGCTTTGTTGGCTTCTGATAGTAAGCTTGAGCTTCTGGTTGCTCAGTCTCTTGACGCCGTGAAGCCATCTTCTTCTCGAGGGAGTTAGCGATTgagctgaagagagagaagtgaTCGGAGTGTATTTGAATTCTGGGAGTGAATAACGATATGACTTTGCTCCCTTTTAAATAGAAGACACGTTACAGTTTAAGCCTCAATTCTTCACTATTGTTACAATGCACTGCCCTTCCAATTAGTTTTACATCTTTTCTCTATTAGGCCTCTTTCAGCCACATTCATTAATAATTCTCCGCGcaaatgtatttttcaaaaatatattattatttatttttcatattattattatatatcatatatatgtcatcgtatatttagttatatattatacgcactattatataaatatttatatattttatacgtaccatcatataaagaatcagtattttttaaaattttgtgtgaaatacaaaaactataatttaagttggtatttGAAAttgatatttgtattttatttttcttatatatattgaaaaaaaatattttagtaaaaatcaatttttgaatatatatatatagaatctattttgatataaataaattttaaattattattttgattttaaatatgtatataaaattaaaaaccttttttatgattatcttaaataaaattttttagGTAATTAAATTGAGTCATTTTCGTATATCTTAAAACTAACCCACATAAATAGTTTCTCAAAATATAATAGACttccaatttttcttaataaattaagttcattatttttttctcttatttgattattcatatttctaaataacattatatttt
This genomic stretch from Raphanus sativus cultivar WK10039 chromosome 3, ASM80110v3, whole genome shotgun sequence harbors:
- the LOC108847358 gene encoding SWI/SNF complex subunit SWI3A isoform X2 codes for the protein MEVSSNDGSSFKEADLDLYTIPSQSSWFVWEDIHEIERREFVEFFSETSITRTPKVYKEYRDFIINKYREDTSRRLTFTSVRKHLVGDVNLLRKVFIFLENWGLINFFLKESDDYEEESEVKFEQGTPSGIRVTATPVSMRPVTLPPHVEERAEPAFKFSPLTSYSDVFADFKKPLLVCGRCGERPFYQHTKSNVTLCDKCFKNGDYGENNSADDFKLIGSSGTADWTEEETLLLLESVLKHGDDWELIAQSVSTKTRLDCISKLIELPFGEFLMGSASGRLRSSIPTSEDGNLSSPSNVVERMKADGQEQKETETREEKEEDRVVDEDEPPAKRKHVAMLSDGDCSLLKQVAAMACKVGPSVTAAAAKAAIAALCDEASCPKDIFETTGDSAVYRADGDKDTSDMEEQQEDKGTQEDLPVGLRMRASVATALGAAAAHAKILADQEEREMEQLAASIIDQQLKKMKSKLKFLDHLELIMDAEEQVMEGVKETILQERISVLQCAFGDGITKRWDNMYVK
- the LOC108847358 gene encoding SWI/SNF complex subunit SWI3A isoform X1, encoding MEVSSNDGSSFKEADLDLYTIPSQSSWFVWEDIHEIERREFVEFFSETSITRTPKVYKEYRDFIINKYREDTSRRLTFTSVRKHLVGDVNLLRKVFIFLENWGLINFFLKESDDYEEESEVKFEQGTPSGIRVTATPVSMRPVTLPPHVEERAEPAFKFSPLTSYSDVFADFKKPLLVCGRCGERPFYQHTKSNVTLCDKCFKNGDYGENNSADDFKLIGSSGTADWTEEETLLLLESVLKHGDDWELIAQSVSTKTRLDCISKLIELPFGEFLMGSASGRLRSSIPTSEDGNLSSPSNVVERMKADGQEQKETETREEKEEDRVVDEDEPPAKRKHVAMLSDGDCSLLKQVAAMACKVGPSVTAAAAKAAIAALCDEASCPKDIFETTGDSAVYRADGDKDTSDMEEQQEDKEGTQEDLPVGLRMRASVATALGAAAAHAKILADQEEREMEQLAASIIDQQLKKMKSKLKFLDHLELIMDAEEQVMEGVKETILQERISVLQCAFGDGITKRWDNMYVK
- the LOC108847356 gene encoding caffeoylshikimate esterase yields the protein MKSEYQYHEDYIRNSRGVDLFTCRWIPSASPKALVFLCHGYGMECSDSMRECGIRLASAGYAVFGMDFEGHGRSMGSRCYIKKFSNIVNDCYNYYTSICAQEEYMEKGRFLYGESMGGAVTLLLHKKDPSFWNGAILVAPMCKISEKVKPHPVVINLLTRVEEMIPKWKIVPTKDVIDAAFKDLAKREEVRNNKLIYQDKPRLKTALEMLRTSMNLEDTLHEITMPFFVLHGEADIVTDPEISKALYEKASSRDKTLKLYPGMWHALTSGEPDYNVDLVFADIISWLDHRTADPASLTVTPIRANTTASVERVIIDGISNGQRRPRRAYFNLLCGLNGGRLVPRSAM
- the LOC108847357 gene encoding UDP-glucuronic acid decarboxylase 4-like; translation: MNVAERGLIEKRWSKVISLFTPRIQIHSDHFSLFSSIANSLEKKMASRRQETEQPEAQAYYQKPTKPWFVAILYILREQRLVCVLIGIAIASLGFTLFSPSGSTQPIPYYSDPISVGSSLALAQRKPSSIEYGMGSASAGGRIPLGLKRKVLRVVVTGGAGFVGSHLVDRLIARGDKVMVVDNFFTGSKDNVMHHFGNPNFELIRHDVVEPILLEVDHIYHLACPASPVHCKFNPVKTIKTNVLGTLNMLGLAKRVGARFLLTSTSEVYGDPLQHPQVETYWGNVNPIGVRSCYDEGKRTAETLAMDYHRGANIEVRIARIFNTYGPRMCIDDGRVVSNFVAQALRKEPLTVYGDGKQTRSFQFVSDLVEGLMRLMEGEHVGPFNLGNPGEFTMLELAKVIQETIDPNAKIEFRPNTEDDPHKRKPDITKAKELLGWEPKVSLRQGLPFMVKDFRQRVFGDQKQEETTTTSSS